A window from Betta splendens chromosome 1, fBetSpl5.4, whole genome shotgun sequence encodes these proteins:
- the usp53b gene encoding inactive ubiquitin carboxyl-terminal hydrolase 53 isoform X4, translating into MKWTEPRATATHRLPPPSMSSCSKSPASSGEGGALKKSYQPGSMLSLALTKGLFNEPGQNSCFLNSAVQVLWQLDIFRRSLRQLSGHFCLGDACIFCALKSIFSQFQQSRERVLPSDSLRNALAETFKDEQRFQLGLMDDAAECFENILERIHLHIVSDTATSACSSKSCITHQKFAMMLYEQFVCRCCGASSDPHPFTEFVHYVSTTALCQQVDRMLGKNERPRADMFGELLQAANNSGDLRSCPSDCGQSIKIRRVLMNCPEIVTIGFVWDAEQSDLTDDVIRALGPRLNLCGLFNRVTDENAKRSELHLVGMICFSSKHYSAFAYHTKSSKWMFFDDATVKEIGSKWKDVASKCVRGHFQPLLLFYTNPEGSAVSNEDAPRQTTMCPRYKGHVNGDMAVKLPLGSPNKPDEERPGETAKKNRGHRRMEPSQQKEMAHARSSSPPDAGLRPSPDHKVKSYQRCEKPSAHSSRGAQEPWGPHGRKNNASPSRRDHDGAQDQWEKPAGDGGSRGKSRSTWRPVREALNVDTVLSELEQRRQQQLEPPHRSKEQSRARDERRQKCLMTIYEDEQRHETESHSSVESESRGCLHRSGRLKSGPKTLLRSDTWTIQRTESGYESSDRLSSGSTNPDSPGVDSFALKDQRSTADAQSQSQLHQRGDDAASVISSPSYNGKQQPKSQGKNHDQCSHSHLKCSPSLRRKSKYTSSTSRKAASSDRDSTGSDNRQSDGHGGDSAVPRLLAKTSSSEWNSSDDLALSESEDRDSGSSRAVASESPCPHVTLPHHPPGGAGAEPRRPPGTGPPHPRPAPRAPDAGHAAFRPRTLQEPFASSPRASPASHASPQRPPGTAGLRTFSDASSKSGSDPERSTPSSCESEERPSGGRAEQAAAAAAAAQEVSLTTYFSVDTCMTETYRLKYHNQRPLVLSASAPRTVAASERRDTSHTLPTDTHSQDVPKARPETSHNSNKPTAKWKPVTSKGLDEHGFL; encoded by the exons ATGAAATGGACGGAGCCGCGGGCCACAGCGACGCACCGCCTCCCGCCTCCCAGCATGTCCAGCTGCAGCAAGTCTCCTGCCAGCTCCGGAGAAG GAGGAGCCCTAAAGAAATCCTACCAGCCTGGGAGCATGCTGTCTCTGGCGCTCACTAAAGGCCTGTTCAACGAGCCCGGGCAGAACAGCTGCTTCCTAAACAGTGCTGTTCAG GTGCTCTGGCAGCTGGACATCTTCAGGAGAAGTCTGAGGCAGCTCTCGGGTCACTTCTGCCTCGGCGACGCCTGCATCTTCTGCGCTTTAAAG AGTATATTCAGCCAGTTCCAGCAGAGCCGAGAGCGCGTGCTGCCCTCCGACAGCCTGCGCAACGCCTTGGCCGAAACCTTCAAGGACGAGCAGCGCTTTCAGCTGGGCCTGATGGACGACGCTGCTGAGTGCTTT GAGAACATCCTGGAGCGAATCCACCTGCACATAGTTTCAGACACCGCAACCAGTGCTTGTTCCTCCAAATCCTGCATCACTCATCAGAAGTTCGCCATGATGCTGTATGAGCAG TTTGTGTGTCGCTGTTGCGGCGCATCTTCTGACCCACACCCGTTCACAGAATTCGTACACTATGTCTCAACCACTGCTTTATG CCAACAGGTTGATCGCATGCTGGGGAAGAACGAGCGGCCGAGGGCCGACATGTTCGGAGAACTGCTACAGGCGGCCAACAACAGCGGCGACCTCCGGAGCTGCCCG AGCGACTGTGGTCAGAGCATCAAGATCCGCCGCGTGCTCATGAACTGCCCTGAGATCGTGACCATAGGGTTCGTGTGGGACGCTGAGCAGTCGGACCTCACAGACGATGTCATCCGGGCCCTGGGCCCGCGCTTGAACCTGTGCGGG cttttcaacCGCGTCACCGACGAGAACGCCAAGCGCAGCGAGCTGCACCTGGTGGGGATGATCTGCTTCTCAAGCAAACACTACTCGGCGTTCGCCTACCACACCAAATCGTCCAAATGGATGTTCTTCGACGACGCCACCGTGAAGGAG ATTGGATCCAAATGGAAGGACGTGGCCTCCAAATGCGTCAGGGGGCATttccagccgctgctgctgttttacacCAACCCCGAGGGAAGCGCGGTGTCCAACGAGGACGCGCCGAGACAAACCACCATGTGTCCCCGGTACAAAGGCCACGTGAACGGGGACATGGCAG tgaAACTTCCCCTCGGCAGCCCTAACAAACCAGACGAGGAGCGGCCCGGTGAAACAGCAAAGAAGAACAGAGGGCATCGGAGAATGGAGCCGTCACAACAAAAAG AGATGGCGCATGCGAGGTCCTCATCTCCTCCGGACGCTGGACTGAGGCCTTCTCCAGACCACAAAGTAAAAAGCTATCAGCGCTGCGAGAAGCCGTCGGCTCATTCAAGCAGAGGAGCTCAGGAGCCGTGGGGCCCACACGGCCGGAAGAACAACGCTTCCCCGAGTCGCCGCGATCACGACGGCGCTCAGGACCAGTGGGAGAAACCCGCGGGCGACGGCGGGAGCCGCGGGAAGTCCAGGTCCACCTGGAGACCCGTCCGGGAGGCGCTGAACGTGGACACCGTGCTGAGCGAGCTGGAGCAACggcgccagcagcagctggagccgccGCACCGCAGCAAAGAGCAGAGCCGGGCCCGGGACGAGCGCCGGCAGAAGTGCCTGATGACCATTTACGAGGACGAGCAGCGGCACGAGACCGAGAGCCACAGCTCCGTGGAGTCGGAGAGCAGAGGCTGCCTGCACAGGAGCGGGCGGCTGAAGAGCGGGCCCAAGACGCTGCTGCGGAGCGACACCTGGACCATTCAGAGGACCGAGTCGGGCTACGAGAGCAGCGACCGGCTCAGCAGTGGCTCCACCAACCCCGACTCGCCGGGGGTGGACAGCTTCGCTCTTAAAGATCAGAGGTCAACAGCCGACGCACAGTCGCAAAG TCAGCTGCACCAAAGGGGAGACGATGCAGCAAGTGTAATATCCTCACCTTCGTATAATG GTAAACAACAACCCAAATCTCAGGGAAAGAACCATGACCAATGTTCACATTCACATCTAAAGTGCAGTCCAAGTTTGAG ACGTAAATCTAAGTACACTTCTAGCACCTCCAGGAAAGCAGCGTCTTCAGACAGGGACTCCACCGGTTCAGACAACAGACAGAGCGATGGGCACGGTGGGGACAGCGCCGTCCCGAGGCTCCTCGCCAAAACCAGCAGCTCCGAGTGGAACAGCTCAGACGACCTGGCTCTGTCTGAGTCCGAGGACAgagacagcggcagcagcagagccgtCGCCTCCGAGTCCCCGTGTCCCCACGTGACGCTGCCGCACCACCcgcccggcggcgccggcgcggaGCCCCGACGCCCGCCGGGCACGGGGCCGCCCCacccccgccccgccccgcgGGCCCCCGACGCGGGCCACGCCGCGTTCCGGCCCAGGACGCTCCAGGAGCCCTTCGCGTCCAGCCCCCGCGCTTCGCCGGCGTCGCACGCCAGCCCCCAGAGGCCCCCGGGCACGGCGGGCCTCAGGACGTTCTCCGACGCCAGCTCCAAGTCGGGTTCGGACCCGGAGCGGAGCACGCCGTCGTCGTGCGAGAGCGAGGAGCGGCCGAGCGGAGGCCGAGCggagcaggcggcggcggcggcggcggcggcgcaggagGTCTCCCTCACCACCTACTTCAGCGTGGACACCTGTATGACGGAAACCTACCGTCTCAAGTACCACAACCAGAGGCCGCTGGTCCTCTCGGCCTCGGCGCCACGAACGGTGGCCGCAAGTGAGCGCAGAGACACCAGCCACACACTCCCCaccgacacacactcacaagatGTGCCAAAAGCCAGACCTGAAACAA gcCATAATAGCAATAAGCCCACTGCAAAATGGAAACCGGTGACATCCAAAGGACTTGATGAACATGGTTTTTTATGA
- the usp53b gene encoding inactive ubiquitin carboxyl-terminal hydrolase 53 isoform X3 yields the protein MKWTEPRATATHRLPPPSMSSCSKSPASSGEGGALKKSYQPGSMLSLALTKGLFNEPGQNSCFLNSAVQSCCERHRHRPTVGSSSVQQVLWQLDIFRRSLRQLSGHFCLGDACIFCALKSIFSQFQQSRERVLPSDSLRNALAETFKDEQRFQLGLMDDAAECFENILERIHLHIVSDTATSACSSKSCITHQKFAMMLYEQFVCRCCGASSDPHPFTEFVHYVSTTALCQQVDRMLGKNERPRADMFGELLQAANNSGDLRSCPSDCGQSIKIRRVLMNCPEIVTIGFVWDAEQSDLTDDVIRALGPRLNLCGLFNRVTDENAKRSELHLVGMICFSSKHYSAFAYHTKSSKWMFFDDATVKEIGSKWKDVASKCVRGHFQPLLLFYTNPEGSAVSNEDAPRQTTMCPRYKGHVNGDMAVKLPLGSPNKPDEERPGETAKKNRGHRRMEPSQQKEMAHARSSSPPDAGLRPSPDHKVKSYQRCEKPSAHSSRGAQEPWGPHGRKNNASPSRRDHDGAQDQWEKPAGDGGSRGKSRSTWRPVREALNVDTVLSELEQRRQQQLEPPHRSKEQSRARDERRQKCLMTIYEDEQRHETESHSSVESESRGCLHRSGRLKSGPKTLLRSDTWTIQRTESGYESSDRLSSGSTNPDSPGVDSFALKDQRSTADAQSQSQLHQRGDDAASVISSPSYNGKQQPKSQGKNHDQCSHSHLKCSPSLRRKSKYTSSTSRKAASSDRDSTGSDNRQSDGHGGDSAVPRLLAKTSSSEWNSSDDLALSESEDRDSGSSRAVASESPCPHVTLPHHPPGGAGAEPRRPPGTGPPHPRPAPRAPDAGHAAFRPRTLQEPFASSPRASPASHASPQRPPGTAGLRTFSDASSKSGSDPERSTPSSCESEERPSGGRAEQAAAAAAAAQEVSLTTYFSVDTCMTETYRLKYHNQRPLVLSASAPRTVAASERRDTSHTLPTDTHSQDVPKARPETSHNSNKPTAKWKPVTSKGLDEHGFL from the exons ATGAAATGGACGGAGCCGCGGGCCACAGCGACGCACCGCCTCCCGCCTCCCAGCATGTCCAGCTGCAGCAAGTCTCCTGCCAGCTCCGGAGAAG GAGGAGCCCTAAAGAAATCCTACCAGCCTGGGAGCATGCTGTCTCTGGCGCTCACTAAAGGCCTGTTCAACGAGCCCGGGCAGAACAGCTGCTTCCTAAACAGTGCTGTTCAG AGCTGTTGTGAGAGGCATCGGCATCGTCCTACAGtcggctcctcctctgttcaACAGGTGCTCTGGCAGCTGGACATCTTCAGGAGAAGTCTGAGGCAGCTCTCGGGTCACTTCTGCCTCGGCGACGCCTGCATCTTCTGCGCTTTAAAG AGTATATTCAGCCAGTTCCAGCAGAGCCGAGAGCGCGTGCTGCCCTCCGACAGCCTGCGCAACGCCTTGGCCGAAACCTTCAAGGACGAGCAGCGCTTTCAGCTGGGCCTGATGGACGACGCTGCTGAGTGCTTT GAGAACATCCTGGAGCGAATCCACCTGCACATAGTTTCAGACACCGCAACCAGTGCTTGTTCCTCCAAATCCTGCATCACTCATCAGAAGTTCGCCATGATGCTGTATGAGCAG TTTGTGTGTCGCTGTTGCGGCGCATCTTCTGACCCACACCCGTTCACAGAATTCGTACACTATGTCTCAACCACTGCTTTATG CCAACAGGTTGATCGCATGCTGGGGAAGAACGAGCGGCCGAGGGCCGACATGTTCGGAGAACTGCTACAGGCGGCCAACAACAGCGGCGACCTCCGGAGCTGCCCG AGCGACTGTGGTCAGAGCATCAAGATCCGCCGCGTGCTCATGAACTGCCCTGAGATCGTGACCATAGGGTTCGTGTGGGACGCTGAGCAGTCGGACCTCACAGACGATGTCATCCGGGCCCTGGGCCCGCGCTTGAACCTGTGCGGG cttttcaacCGCGTCACCGACGAGAACGCCAAGCGCAGCGAGCTGCACCTGGTGGGGATGATCTGCTTCTCAAGCAAACACTACTCGGCGTTCGCCTACCACACCAAATCGTCCAAATGGATGTTCTTCGACGACGCCACCGTGAAGGAG ATTGGATCCAAATGGAAGGACGTGGCCTCCAAATGCGTCAGGGGGCATttccagccgctgctgctgttttacacCAACCCCGAGGGAAGCGCGGTGTCCAACGAGGACGCGCCGAGACAAACCACCATGTGTCCCCGGTACAAAGGCCACGTGAACGGGGACATGGCAG tgaAACTTCCCCTCGGCAGCCCTAACAAACCAGACGAGGAGCGGCCCGGTGAAACAGCAAAGAAGAACAGAGGGCATCGGAGAATGGAGCCGTCACAACAAAAAG AGATGGCGCATGCGAGGTCCTCATCTCCTCCGGACGCTGGACTGAGGCCTTCTCCAGACCACAAAGTAAAAAGCTATCAGCGCTGCGAGAAGCCGTCGGCTCATTCAAGCAGAGGAGCTCAGGAGCCGTGGGGCCCACACGGCCGGAAGAACAACGCTTCCCCGAGTCGCCGCGATCACGACGGCGCTCAGGACCAGTGGGAGAAACCCGCGGGCGACGGCGGGAGCCGCGGGAAGTCCAGGTCCACCTGGAGACCCGTCCGGGAGGCGCTGAACGTGGACACCGTGCTGAGCGAGCTGGAGCAACggcgccagcagcagctggagccgccGCACCGCAGCAAAGAGCAGAGCCGGGCCCGGGACGAGCGCCGGCAGAAGTGCCTGATGACCATTTACGAGGACGAGCAGCGGCACGAGACCGAGAGCCACAGCTCCGTGGAGTCGGAGAGCAGAGGCTGCCTGCACAGGAGCGGGCGGCTGAAGAGCGGGCCCAAGACGCTGCTGCGGAGCGACACCTGGACCATTCAGAGGACCGAGTCGGGCTACGAGAGCAGCGACCGGCTCAGCAGTGGCTCCACCAACCCCGACTCGCCGGGGGTGGACAGCTTCGCTCTTAAAGATCAGAGGTCAACAGCCGACGCACAGTCGCAAAG TCAGCTGCACCAAAGGGGAGACGATGCAGCAAGTGTAATATCCTCACCTTCGTATAATG GTAAACAACAACCCAAATCTCAGGGAAAGAACCATGACCAATGTTCACATTCACATCTAAAGTGCAGTCCAAGTTTGAG ACGTAAATCTAAGTACACTTCTAGCACCTCCAGGAAAGCAGCGTCTTCAGACAGGGACTCCACCGGTTCAGACAACAGACAGAGCGATGGGCACGGTGGGGACAGCGCCGTCCCGAGGCTCCTCGCCAAAACCAGCAGCTCCGAGTGGAACAGCTCAGACGACCTGGCTCTGTCTGAGTCCGAGGACAgagacagcggcagcagcagagccgtCGCCTCCGAGTCCCCGTGTCCCCACGTGACGCTGCCGCACCACCcgcccggcggcgccggcgcggaGCCCCGACGCCCGCCGGGCACGGGGCCGCCCCacccccgccccgccccgcgGGCCCCCGACGCGGGCCACGCCGCGTTCCGGCCCAGGACGCTCCAGGAGCCCTTCGCGTCCAGCCCCCGCGCTTCGCCGGCGTCGCACGCCAGCCCCCAGAGGCCCCCGGGCACGGCGGGCCTCAGGACGTTCTCCGACGCCAGCTCCAAGTCGGGTTCGGACCCGGAGCGGAGCACGCCGTCGTCGTGCGAGAGCGAGGAGCGGCCGAGCGGAGGCCGAGCggagcaggcggcggcggcggcggcggcggcgcaggagGTCTCCCTCACCACCTACTTCAGCGTGGACACCTGTATGACGGAAACCTACCGTCTCAAGTACCACAACCAGAGGCCGCTGGTCCTCTCGGCCTCGGCGCCACGAACGGTGGCCGCAAGTGAGCGCAGAGACACCAGCCACACACTCCCCaccgacacacactcacaagatGTGCCAAAAGCCAGACCTGAAACAA gcCATAATAGCAATAAGCCCACTGCAAAATGGAAACCGGTGACATCCAAAGGACTTGATGAACATGGTTTTTTATGA
- the usp53b gene encoding inactive ubiquitin carboxyl-terminal hydrolase 53 isoform X5, which produces MKWTEPRATATHRLPPPSMSSCSKSPASSGEVAGSKSMALVKMFKKSGGALKKSYQPGSMLSLALTKGLFNEPGQNSCFLNSAVQVLWQLDIFRRSLRQLSGHFCLGDACIFCALKSIFSQFQQSRERVLPSDSLRNALAETFKDEQRFQLGLMDDAAECFENILERIHLHIVSDTATSACSSKSCITHQKFAMMLYEQFVCRCCGASSDPHPFTEFVHYVSTTALCQQVDRMLGKNERPRADMFGELLQAANNSGDLRSCPSDCGQSIKIRRVLMNCPEIVTIGFVWDAEQSDLTDDVIRALGPRLNLCGLFNRVTDENAKRSELHLVGMICFSSKHYSAFAYHTKSSKWMFFDDATVKEIGSKWKDVASKCVRGHFQPLLLFYTNPEGSAVSNEDAPRQTTMCPRYKGHVNGDMAVKLPLGSPNKPDEERPGETAKKNRGHRRMEPSQQKEMAHARSSSPPDAGLRPSPDHKVKSYQRCEKPSAHSSRGAQEPWGPHGRKNNASPSRRDHDGAQDQWEKPAGDGGSRGKSRSTWRPVREALNVDTVLSELEQRRQQQLEPPHRSKEQSRARDERRQKCLMTIYEDEQRHETESHSSVESESRGCLHRSGRLKSGPKTLLRSDTWTIQRTESGYESSDRLSSGSTNPDSPGVDSFALKDQRSTADAQSQSQLHQRGDDAASVISSPSYNGKQQPKSQGKNHDQCSHSHLKCSPSLRRKSKYTSSTSRKAASSDRDSTGSDNRQSDGHGGDSAVPRLLAKTSSSEWNSSDDLALSESEDRDSGSSRAVASESPCPHVTLPHHPPGGAGAEPRRPPGTGPPHPRPAPRAPDAGHAAFRPRTLQEPFASSPRASPASHASPQRPPGTAGLRTFSDASSKSGSDPERSTPSSCESEERPSGGRAEQAAAAAAAAQEVSLTTYFSVDTCMTETYRLKYHNQRPLVLSASAPRTVAASERRDTSHTLPTDTHSQDVPKARPETSHNSNKPTAKWKPVTSKGLDEHGFL; this is translated from the exons ATGAAATGGACGGAGCCGCGGGCCACAGCGACGCACCGCCTCCCGCCTCCCAGCATGTCCAGCTGCAGCAAGTCTCCTGCCAGCTCCGGAGAAG TTGCAGGCTCTAAATCAATGGCATTGGTGAAAATGTTCAAAAAATCAGGAGGAGCCCTAAAGAAATCCTACCAGCCTGGGAGCATGCTGTCTCTGGCGCTCACTAAAGGCCTGTTCAACGAGCCCGGGCAGAACAGCTGCTTCCTAAACAGTGCTGTTCAG GTGCTCTGGCAGCTGGACATCTTCAGGAGAAGTCTGAGGCAGCTCTCGGGTCACTTCTGCCTCGGCGACGCCTGCATCTTCTGCGCTTTAAAG AGTATATTCAGCCAGTTCCAGCAGAGCCGAGAGCGCGTGCTGCCCTCCGACAGCCTGCGCAACGCCTTGGCCGAAACCTTCAAGGACGAGCAGCGCTTTCAGCTGGGCCTGATGGACGACGCTGCTGAGTGCTTT GAGAACATCCTGGAGCGAATCCACCTGCACATAGTTTCAGACACCGCAACCAGTGCTTGTTCCTCCAAATCCTGCATCACTCATCAGAAGTTCGCCATGATGCTGTATGAGCAG TTTGTGTGTCGCTGTTGCGGCGCATCTTCTGACCCACACCCGTTCACAGAATTCGTACACTATGTCTCAACCACTGCTTTATG CCAACAGGTTGATCGCATGCTGGGGAAGAACGAGCGGCCGAGGGCCGACATGTTCGGAGAACTGCTACAGGCGGCCAACAACAGCGGCGACCTCCGGAGCTGCCCG AGCGACTGTGGTCAGAGCATCAAGATCCGCCGCGTGCTCATGAACTGCCCTGAGATCGTGACCATAGGGTTCGTGTGGGACGCTGAGCAGTCGGACCTCACAGACGATGTCATCCGGGCCCTGGGCCCGCGCTTGAACCTGTGCGGG cttttcaacCGCGTCACCGACGAGAACGCCAAGCGCAGCGAGCTGCACCTGGTGGGGATGATCTGCTTCTCAAGCAAACACTACTCGGCGTTCGCCTACCACACCAAATCGTCCAAATGGATGTTCTTCGACGACGCCACCGTGAAGGAG ATTGGATCCAAATGGAAGGACGTGGCCTCCAAATGCGTCAGGGGGCATttccagccgctgctgctgttttacacCAACCCCGAGGGAAGCGCGGTGTCCAACGAGGACGCGCCGAGACAAACCACCATGTGTCCCCGGTACAAAGGCCACGTGAACGGGGACATGGCAG tgaAACTTCCCCTCGGCAGCCCTAACAAACCAGACGAGGAGCGGCCCGGTGAAACAGCAAAGAAGAACAGAGGGCATCGGAGAATGGAGCCGTCACAACAAAAAG AGATGGCGCATGCGAGGTCCTCATCTCCTCCGGACGCTGGACTGAGGCCTTCTCCAGACCACAAAGTAAAAAGCTATCAGCGCTGCGAGAAGCCGTCGGCTCATTCAAGCAGAGGAGCTCAGGAGCCGTGGGGCCCACACGGCCGGAAGAACAACGCTTCCCCGAGTCGCCGCGATCACGACGGCGCTCAGGACCAGTGGGAGAAACCCGCGGGCGACGGCGGGAGCCGCGGGAAGTCCAGGTCCACCTGGAGACCCGTCCGGGAGGCGCTGAACGTGGACACCGTGCTGAGCGAGCTGGAGCAACggcgccagcagcagctggagccgccGCACCGCAGCAAAGAGCAGAGCCGGGCCCGGGACGAGCGCCGGCAGAAGTGCCTGATGACCATTTACGAGGACGAGCAGCGGCACGAGACCGAGAGCCACAGCTCCGTGGAGTCGGAGAGCAGAGGCTGCCTGCACAGGAGCGGGCGGCTGAAGAGCGGGCCCAAGACGCTGCTGCGGAGCGACACCTGGACCATTCAGAGGACCGAGTCGGGCTACGAGAGCAGCGACCGGCTCAGCAGTGGCTCCACCAACCCCGACTCGCCGGGGGTGGACAGCTTCGCTCTTAAAGATCAGAGGTCAACAGCCGACGCACAGTCGCAAAG TCAGCTGCACCAAAGGGGAGACGATGCAGCAAGTGTAATATCCTCACCTTCGTATAATG GTAAACAACAACCCAAATCTCAGGGAAAGAACCATGACCAATGTTCACATTCACATCTAAAGTGCAGTCCAAGTTTGAG ACGTAAATCTAAGTACACTTCTAGCACCTCCAGGAAAGCAGCGTCTTCAGACAGGGACTCCACCGGTTCAGACAACAGACAGAGCGATGGGCACGGTGGGGACAGCGCCGTCCCGAGGCTCCTCGCCAAAACCAGCAGCTCCGAGTGGAACAGCTCAGACGACCTGGCTCTGTCTGAGTCCGAGGACAgagacagcggcagcagcagagccgtCGCCTCCGAGTCCCCGTGTCCCCACGTGACGCTGCCGCACCACCcgcccggcggcgccggcgcggaGCCCCGACGCCCGCCGGGCACGGGGCCGCCCCacccccgccccgccccgcgGGCCCCCGACGCGGGCCACGCCGCGTTCCGGCCCAGGACGCTCCAGGAGCCCTTCGCGTCCAGCCCCCGCGCTTCGCCGGCGTCGCACGCCAGCCCCCAGAGGCCCCCGGGCACGGCGGGCCTCAGGACGTTCTCCGACGCCAGCTCCAAGTCGGGTTCGGACCCGGAGCGGAGCACGCCGTCGTCGTGCGAGAGCGAGGAGCGGCCGAGCGGAGGCCGAGCggagcaggcggcggcggcggcggcggcggcgcaggagGTCTCCCTCACCACCTACTTCAGCGTGGACACCTGTATGACGGAAACCTACCGTCTCAAGTACCACAACCAGAGGCCGCTGGTCCTCTCGGCCTCGGCGCCACGAACGGTGGCCGCAAGTGAGCGCAGAGACACCAGCCACACACTCCCCaccgacacacactcacaagatGTGCCAAAAGCCAGACCTGAAACAA gcCATAATAGCAATAAGCCCACTGCAAAATGGAAACCGGTGACATCCAAAGGACTTGATGAACATGGTTTTTTATGA